In the Flagellimonas sp. MMG031 genome, one interval contains:
- a CDS encoding SprB repeat-containing protein codes for MLPQKTRHLLYVVLLVFISIFGSTVLAKTNVTRILTKIVSSNAVSDTQNKIPEVAAEESFAEDNELLATAPMFSTIINGANEEVVCPNDGSTLAKFFLCGTSDVRTLTLSQSGSSYQWQRLDPNSCAPTVVDDCPTINNACTWNTVGTGSTFNLAAAGEYRVRVNSGQYYYFKSTLNPLNPQLIKEDIICGNPGRVEVTNVPAGYEYSLNSSAGPYQDDPFFDITASGDYRVFVRLKNVSQTACVFPSNLVTVGDLDINVDVTANDILCSGELGSIDVAVSGVPGFYTYRLIKNGVSVDTFGPNGADSYSFDNVSPGTYSIRVETNSCSETITTDVNGDPIVIGGGISPLAVSATASDSFGCGATSVNVNVTTSGGTAPYRFSVDGGPFGSTYSSTSSFSVSSAGTYNILVEDANGCQRTAAVDVENIPPPVFSFTEEDANCGGANDGRITVNVTNGYGYEIQYSVNNGATFQISNTFSNLAPGNYDVVLRYEQDSFTCTTTPQAATIGTPSTITAIATPDAVPTCGDENGGQITISGVSGGTAPYEYSVGAGFSSNPVFPSLGVGTYTPMIRDANGCVQALPDIVFNTLNKPTNLDFSISSLDCITTTASLDLTVTGGSGTYTYEIIAPAASAVNNGSNNTFTGLGLGTYTFRVTDSEGCSYDENYAITDISSIGVQGQQTRVVTCVGDSDGEGRFLVDGFNTTYSYSIDGGPVSTGQNNSIIPLTGLAAGSYVISVTDEETNCTDTATLVIEEPSTAFAISSLDVTAMSCQNGNTGAVRINTVGGWGGNRYTLTQPDGSTRGPKNGSTFSNLSQDGTYQVSVTDANGCTVTDSFALTRLDAPTLTLDAAASDFCYDNFTAATLSVNATGGLAPYRYRINGGVLGASASFNGLTPGTYTIEVVDANDCRDTVTATIEPQVMANATTIQELDCAGPPGQIQVNISNGYTSSGDYDIYEVSINGATYTSDNNNISGNSFVYSIPNDGSIISDTTFQFMITDARGCTTETNTVTISPPETIAGSAVATDTQCGDNASGVVELIPDTTQGIPPYEFSNDNGATFSTQNIFSGYGAGTHGGFVIRDSRGCVSPAYSVTIGSSAPLDATATPTDAVCSAGAVNGSILATINNGVAPFDYVLVDEFGGTVAASTGTASTTVNFPNLPLGNYTLITTDTQGCEDRDPVVIDQNQLDLIPLDPDPAICSDTSFPYRVRATGGTAPYEFRLVGEPTFNPATSGGDTYDFTGQVVPGVTYFVEVRDALGCTYIEEIDPIGPSNPVAVTATSLSASCNVAGSGSIDYEVAGILAPGDFTITVQNTDTGANVSSSSFTGETIPYNGTINGLAPGNYQIIVRDDTNGCSGSTLAFIDISSVSIAIDNFVEATCNVGALVTVRGFGTTGPYNYAYVPTGDPAPTTFASETTFEIPGPYPADYDFYVQDANGCSALTTLTVTQEAGVPDPVIDVVNQCTATSGYQIDIVSPLSTGSGLPEETFQYDIGSGFQTGTTFIVPNPGSYVITVRDGNGCTNTVTAEVFDFFAISADATSYPTCNAGDGEITVNTTGGSGNFEYQLRDAGTLANIGPAQSTNVFTNVMPGDYNILVTDLDSNTSPLCSDEAEVIVSTVDTPVISATPSSDVTCFGADDGTITVELQPGTDTDTPINYVLYQGATATVIAGPQGSPVFDDLQPGTYQVEAVSDRGCTDRSGNIIIDEPTELMINAVNTEFSCNPSSNQFSTATITIYTDDNGDGTGTPTGSGSYTYSMNDGTPQFDGTNFQTSNTFEVIDNGTNQSIILTARDQNGCEQTATVNINTPTDITFSYNVNQITCDASGSGVTPGSIDIIINEGPGNYEVEILPLGSEPARSSGGSDRVTWDIATPGDYIFAVTDIGSGGCTYLTTTINMPEYNTIDAVIAELEPVTCFNGNDGVISLDISNYSGVYNYEVFSRDNAGVETSTGVTGTFDTNAPINSPERIENVPAGNLVVRIEAMDSPFCDAVSNVTTVRSPDRPLTVDAVQTSPVTCNVPGFGEITASGDGGWGTYEYQLVASDGTILVDYPNTNSVFENLSTDTYTVNVRDLRGCEATMDIDLPLPTPISADIQVVSPLACNNDNDAVIEAYNEAGGQGPGNYLYQLNRITDGTNSGLQTTPRFANLSAGEYTITIFDGWNCSFTTIPIEVQDPEIVIAELVELQPPGCGDLGRMELTVTNPEPGVDYFYRRAGTTDPFIPFGTGMTSVEIAADITVDPGPFQYDVQNSNGCPFEKSNQISLDPAAPLVIALDLTNATINCAGEATGIIRSEAFGGIGNYVYTLVNSNTVPPTAATIVRPAQSSGIFRELNPGTYYVYAQSGGCEAISDPIVIEPKDPLVLDYLEAVPVQCAGDMNGQIIIEASGGTGQIRYSISDTLSEFFEGDDPNNPNRKTFNDLAPRTYDIIIQDDLGCTITRTVEITQPMELVAGVVDTTPETCLGDGDGSMTLEVTGGTAPYYEC; via the coding sequence ATGCTCCCACAAAAAACAAGGCATTTGCTATATGTCGTGTTGTTGGTGTTCATATCAATATTCGGTTCCACGGTATTAGCAAAAACAAATGTTACTCGGATACTTACCAAAATTGTTTCCAGTAACGCAGTGTCGGATACCCAAAACAAGATTCCCGAAGTTGCTGCAGAGGAATCTTTTGCCGAAGACAATGAACTGCTCGCAACAGCTCCTATGTTCTCCACTATCATCAACGGTGCGAACGAGGAAGTGGTTTGTCCAAACGATGGAAGTACCTTGGCCAAGTTCTTCCTTTGCGGAACCAGCGATGTTCGGACGCTTACCCTAAGTCAATCTGGAAGTTCCTACCAATGGCAGCGATTGGACCCCAATAGTTGTGCCCCTACTGTAGTGGACGATTGTCCCACCATCAACAACGCCTGTACTTGGAACACCGTGGGAACGGGTTCCACTTTTAATTTGGCGGCAGCGGGCGAATATAGGGTACGGGTCAACTCTGGACAGTACTACTACTTTAAATCCACCCTTAACCCACTCAACCCACAACTCATAAAAGAAGATATTATTTGTGGTAATCCTGGAAGGGTAGAGGTTACCAATGTTCCTGCAGGGTACGAATACAGTTTAAACAGTTCCGCAGGACCTTATCAAGATGATCCTTTCTTTGATATCACCGCCTCTGGCGATTATCGAGTTTTTGTACGATTAAAAAATGTGTCCCAAACTGCATGTGTATTCCCGTCCAATTTGGTCACCGTAGGTGATTTGGATATCAATGTGGACGTTACCGCCAATGATATTTTGTGTAGTGGAGAATTGGGTAGTATTGATGTTGCGGTATCCGGGGTTCCTGGTTTTTACACTTATCGGCTTATAAAAAATGGAGTATCGGTGGATACATTCGGACCCAATGGTGCTGATTCGTATTCTTTTGACAATGTAAGTCCAGGTACTTATTCTATTCGTGTTGAAACCAATTCCTGTTCGGAAACCATCACTACCGACGTTAATGGGGACCCTATAGTTATCGGTGGGGGTATCAGCCCGCTGGCAGTTTCGGCAACGGCATCCGATAGTTTTGGTTGTGGGGCAACATCCGTTAATGTCAACGTGACCACAAGTGGGGGAACAGCACCCTATCGATTCAGTGTGGATGGAGGTCCATTCGGTTCCACCTATTCCAGTACTTCCTCTTTTTCTGTAAGCTCGGCTGGCACTTACAATATTTTGGTGGAGGACGCCAATGGATGTCAACGCACCGCAGCTGTGGATGTGGAGAATATCCCGCCTCCCGTGTTCAGTTTTACCGAGGAGGATGCCAATTGTGGCGGCGCCAACGATGGTAGGATTACCGTGAATGTGACCAATGGATATGGATACGAAATTCAGTATAGTGTCAATAATGGGGCAACCTTTCAGATAAGCAATACCTTTTCCAACCTGGCCCCAGGCAATTATGATGTGGTACTTCGCTATGAGCAGGATTCTTTTACGTGTACCACAACACCTCAAGCAGCGACCATAGGCACTCCGTCTACAATTACCGCGATCGCCACACCGGACGCTGTGCCGACATGCGGCGATGAAAATGGTGGTCAGATTACCATCTCGGGGGTCTCTGGAGGAACCGCACCTTATGAATATAGCGTAGGAGCCGGCTTTAGCAGCAACCCTGTGTTCCCGAGCCTTGGTGTTGGAACCTACACTCCCATGATTCGAGATGCCAATGGATGTGTGCAAGCACTTCCCGATATCGTGTTCAATACCTTGAACAAGCCTACCAACTTGGATTTTAGTATTTCAAGTTTGGATTGTATCACGACCACAGCATCTTTGGATTTGACCGTTACCGGTGGTTCTGGAACATATACCTATGAGATTATTGCTCCAGCGGCCAGTGCCGTAAACAATGGAAGCAATAATACGTTTACAGGTTTGGGCCTAGGAACCTATACCTTTAGGGTTACCGATAGCGAAGGATGTTCCTATGATGAAAACTATGCCATTACGGATATCAGTTCCATTGGTGTTCAAGGGCAGCAGACCCGAGTAGTGACCTGCGTTGGGGATTCCGATGGAGAGGGACGCTTTTTGGTGGACGGTTTCAATACCACCTATAGCTACAGTATTGATGGTGGGCCCGTTTCCACAGGACAAAACAACAGCATCATTCCGTTGACAGGTTTGGCGGCAGGAAGCTATGTGATTTCCGTAACTGACGAGGAAACCAATTGCACGGATACTGCTACCTTGGTGATTGAAGAACCGTCCACCGCATTCGCTATTTCCAGTCTTGACGTAACCGCAATGAGCTGTCAAAATGGAAATACGGGAGCCGTTCGCATCAATACTGTTGGTGGTTGGGGCGGTAACCGATATACTTTGACCCAGCCAGATGGTTCTACCCGTGGTCCCAAAAATGGAAGTACTTTTTCCAACCTTTCACAAGATGGCACCTATCAAGTCAGTGTTACCGATGCCAACGGATGTACCGTTACCGATAGCTTTGCCTTGACCCGACTGGATGCGCCAACCTTAACTTTGGATGCTGCAGCATCCGATTTTTGCTATGACAACTTTACGGCGGCCACCCTCTCGGTGAATGCTACAGGAGGCTTGGCACCATACCGCTACCGTATCAACGGAGGAGTTTTGGGTGCAAGTGCCAGCTTTAACGGTCTCACCCCTGGTACCTACACCATTGAGGTAGTGGATGCCAATGATTGTAGGGATACCGTAACAGCGACCATCGAGCCACAGGTAATGGCCAATGCGACCACCATTCAAGAATTGGATTGTGCAGGCCCTCCCGGACAGATCCAGGTGAACATCAGTAATGGTTATACCTCTTCGGGCGATTATGATATTTACGAAGTAAGTATTAACGGAGCAACATACACTTCGGACAACAACAATATTTCTGGAAACTCTTTTGTGTACAGTATCCCGAATGATGGATCCATCATCTCCGATACCACCTTCCAGTTTATGATTACGGATGCGAGAGGTTGTACCACCGAAACCAACACCGTGACCATTTCTCCGCCTGAAACCATAGCAGGTAGCGCTGTGGCAACCGACACCCAATGTGGGGACAATGCCAGTGGGGTAGTGGAGCTGATTCCCGATACCACCCAAGGGATACCCCCTTACGAGTTCAGTAATGATAATGGTGCTACATTTAGCACACAAAATATATTCTCAGGCTACGGAGCGGGAACCCATGGTGGTTTTGTTATCCGAGATAGCAGAGGCTGTGTGAGTCCGGCCTATTCGGTAACCATAGGTTCCAGTGCCCCATTGGACGCAACCGCTACCCCAACGGATGCCGTTTGTTCCGCCGGAGCGGTGAACGGTTCCATTTTGGCCACGATCAATAATGGCGTAGCTCCATTCGATTATGTATTGGTGGATGAGTTTGGCGGTACGGTCGCGGCATCAACAGGAACTGCCAGTACTACGGTAAACTTCCCTAATTTGCCTTTGGGCAACTACACCCTTATCACCACCGATACACAAGGTTGTGAAGACCGTGACCCTGTTGTCATTGACCAAAATCAGTTGGACTTGATTCCTTTGGATCCTGACCCTGCCATTTGTTCAGATACCTCGTTTCCCTATCGGGTTAGAGCTACGGGTGGAACGGCACCTTACGAATTTAGATTGGTGGGAGAACCCACCTTCAACCCAGCGACATCTGGGGGCGACACCTATGATTTTACAGGTCAGGTAGTCCCAGGCGTTACCTATTTTGTTGAGGTACGGGATGCTTTGGGATGTACCTATATCGAAGAAATTGACCCTATCGGTCCAAGTAATCCGGTCGCGGTAACAGCAACATCCTTGTCGGCTTCCTGTAATGTGGCCGGCAGTGGCTCCATTGACTATGAGGTGGCCGGTATTTTGGCACCCGGTGATTTTACCATTACCGTTCAAAATACGGATACGGGCGCCAATGTATCCAGCAGTTCGTTTACTGGGGAAACCATTCCCTACAACGGAACCATCAACGGATTGGCTCCTGGCAATTATCAAATCATTGTCCGCGACGACACAAATGGATGTAGTGGCAGCACTTTGGCCTTTATCGATATTAGTTCGGTATCCATCGCCATTGACAATTTCGTGGAGGCTACCTGTAATGTCGGCGCATTGGTAACGGTTAGAGGTTTTGGAACCACTGGGCCCTACAATTATGCCTATGTGCCCACTGGAGATCCAGCGCCTACCACATTTGCTTCGGAAACCACCTTTGAGATTCCCGGACCATACCCTGCGGATTACGACTTTTATGTTCAGGATGCCAACGGATGTTCCGCGCTGACCACTTTAACGGTCACCCAAGAAGCTGGTGTGCCAGACCCTGTAATCGACGTGGTTAATCAGTGTACTGCGACCAGTGGATATCAAATTGATATTGTATCTCCATTGTCTACAGGTTCAGGTCTACCAGAAGAAACCTTCCAGTACGATATCGGAAGTGGTTTTCAGACGGGAACTACTTTTATAGTACCCAATCCTGGAAGCTATGTCATCACCGTTAGGGACGGAAACGGTTGTACCAATACCGTTACGGCCGAGGTGTTTGATTTCTTTGCAATCTCTGCGGATGCTACTTCATATCCTACCTGTAATGCAGGGGACGGGGAAATTACAGTGAACACCACTGGAGGTAGCGGTAACTTTGAATACCAGTTGAGGGATGCAGGTACCTTGGCCAATATTGGCCCGGCCCAATCCACCAATGTATTTACCAATGTGATGCCCGGAGATTATAATATTTTGGTAACCGATTTGGATTCCAACACCTCTCCTTTGTGTTCGGATGAAGCAGAAGTAATTGTTTCCACAGTGGATACGCCGGTGATTTCAGCTACGCCAAGTAGCGATGTCACCTGTTTTGGAGCAGATGACGGAACCATTACGGTGGAACTCCAACCCGGAACCGATACCGATACACCCATCAACTATGTGCTGTATCAAGGGGCCACCGCCACCGTGATTGCGGGACCTCAAGGTTCTCCTGTATTTGATGACTTGCAACCTGGTACATATCAGGTAGAAGCTGTCTCCGACAGGGGATGTACGGACCGCTCTGGAAATATCATCATCGACGAGCCTACTGAACTGATGATCAATGCAGTAAACACAGAGTTTAGTTGTAATCCATCCAGTAATCAATTCAGTACGGCCACCATTACCATTTATACCGATGATAATGGCGACGGAACAGGAACACCAACTGGTTCAGGTTCCTATACCTATAGCATGAACGATGGAACGCCACAATTTGATGGAACCAACTTCCAGACGAGCAATACTTTTGAGGTGATTGACAATGGAACCAATCAGTCGATAATCTTAACGGCCCGCGATCAAAATGGTTGTGAGCAAACAGCAACGGTAAACATCAATACCCCTACCGATATAACGTTTAGCTACAATGTCAATCAAATTACATGTGATGCATCCGGCAGTGGAGTGACCCCAGGTTCAATTGACATCATCATCAATGAAGGTCCAGGGAATTACGAAGTGGAGATTCTGCCCTTGGGTTCAGAGCCTGCTCGTAGCTCCGGCGGAAGCGACAGGGTAACATGGGATATTGCAACCCCAGGGGATTACATTTTTGCGGTGACCGATATTGGCAGCGGCGGTTGTACCTACTTAACGACCACCATCAATATGCCGGAATACAACACAATTGATGCCGTGATTGCCGAGTTGGAACCCGTCACCTGCTTCAACGGTAACGATGGTGTCATCAGTTTGGACATTTCCAACTACTCTGGTGTTTACAATTATGAAGTCTTTTCAAGGGATAACGCTGGCGTTGAAACATCTACCGGTGTAACAGGGACCTTCGATACCAATGCACCTATCAATTCCCCAGAGCGTATTGAAAATGTTCCTGCGGGTAATTTGGTGGTCCGAATCGAAGCTATGGATTCGCCGTTTTGCGATGCAGTGAGCAATGTAACTACCGTACGTTCACCCGATCGTCCTCTGACCGTGGACGCGGTGCAAACTTCTCCCGTGACCTGTAACGTTCCCGGGTTTGGTGAAATTACTGCTTCGGGCGATGGAGGATGGGGCACTTACGAGTACCAGTTGGTAGCTTCGGACGGCACCATTCTGGTAGATTATCCGAATACCAACTCCGTATTTGAGAATCTTTCCACGGATACCTATACGGTAAACGTTCGGGATTTGAGAGGCTGCGAGGCTACCATGGATATTGATTTGCCTTTGCCTACGCCAATTTCCGCAGATATTCAAGTGGTAAGCCCACTTGCATGTAACAATGATAATGATGCGGTAATCGAAGCCTATAATGAAGCAGGCGGACAAGGCCCTGGCAATTACCTGTACCAGTTGAACAGAATTACGGATGGCACCAACAGTGGTTTGCAGACCACCCCAAGGTTTGCCAATTTATCTGCAGGAGAATACACCATCACCATTTTTGATGGCTGGAACTGTAGCTTTACCACTATTCCAATAGAAGTGCAAGATCCAGAGATTGTGATAGCAGAACTTGTGGAGCTGCAACCTCCAGGTTGTGGGGATTTGGGCCGTATGGAACTTACGGTGACCAACCCGGAACCAGGTGTGGATTATTTCTACCGAAGAGCGGGTACTACCGATCCTTTTATCCCCTTTGGCACAGGAATGACCAGTGTAGAGATTGCAGCCGATATTACTGTAGATCCAGGACCCTTCCAATACGATGTACAAAACTCCAATGGCTGTCCGTTTGAGAAATCCAACCAGATTTCGCTAGATCCCGCTGCACCTTTGGTGATTGCTTTGGATTTGACCAACGCCACCATTAACTGTGCTGGTGAGGCGACGGGAATCATTCGTTCCGAAGCTTTTGGAGGCATAGGCAACTATGTCTATACGCTTGTCAACTCGAATACCGTGCCGCCAACAGCAGCAACAATCGTACGTCCGGCCCAAAGCTCAGGGATTTTTAGGGAGTTGAACCCCGGTACCTATTACGTTTATGCACAAAGTGGCGGATGTGAGGCCATATCGGACCCTATTGTGATAGAGCCCAAAGACCCATTGGTATTGGATTATTTGGAAGCGGTTCCCGTGCAATGTGCCGGTGATATGAACGGACAGATTATCATTGAAGCCAGTGGTGGAACAGGGCAGATTAGATATTCGATTTCCGATACCTTAAGCGAGTTTTTTGAAGGCGACGACCCGAACAATCCGAACAGAAAAACATTTAATGATTTGGCCCCAAGAACGTATGATATTATCATTCAGGATGATTTGGGCTGTACCATTACCAGAACAGTGGAAATTACCCAACCGATGGAATTGGTAGCAGGCGTAGTGGACACCACCCCCGAAACCTGTTTGGGAGATGGGGATGGAAGCATGACCTTGGAAGTAACCGGCGGAACAGCACCCTACTATGAGTGTTAA
- a CDS encoding PQQ-dependent sugar dehydrogenase, whose amino-acid sequence MQNSLLFPIFFVVLLSTSCAQTSDKEIKTPETLDFTTELVIDDIENAWGMVFLPKGGILYSEKSGKLKFYNSGRVSEIENPPEVYNRGQGGLMDIELHPDYENNGWIYLSYASTEGNGKGGNTAIMRAKLSNNKLTHIKKLYKASPNSTRGQHFGSRIEFDRDGYLFFSIGERGNRDVNPQDITRDGGKIYRLHDDGRIPNDNPFIDKTDAKKAIWSYGHRNPQGLALHPETGQLWEHEHGPRGGDEINIIKKGKNYGWPIITYGINYSGTPITDETSRPGMEQPLYQWTPSIAPSGMAFVTSDKYPKWKGSLLVGSLAFQYLERLEMQDNQVVYREKLMDGMGRVRNVRQAPDGFIYVSVEGKGIYRLVPK is encoded by the coding sequence ATGCAAAATAGTCTCTTATTTCCCATTTTTTTCGTTGTACTGCTTAGTACATCCTGCGCGCAAACTTCGGATAAAGAGATAAAAACTCCCGAAACCCTTGATTTTACTACTGAACTCGTGATTGACGACATTGAGAACGCTTGGGGCATGGTTTTCTTGCCCAAAGGCGGTATTTTATACTCGGAAAAGTCCGGAAAGCTAAAATTTTATAACTCCGGGAGGGTAAGCGAGATTGAAAATCCTCCGGAGGTGTACAACCGAGGACAGGGCGGTTTGATGGATATTGAACTACATCCCGATTACGAAAACAATGGCTGGATCTATCTCTCCTACGCCTCTACGGAAGGAAACGGAAAAGGGGGCAACACCGCCATTATGAGGGCCAAATTATCCAACAACAAATTGACCCATATAAAAAAACTCTACAAGGCATCGCCCAACTCCACAAGAGGACAACATTTTGGTTCCCGAATCGAATTTGACAGGGATGGTTACTTGTTTTTTTCAATTGGGGAGCGTGGCAACCGGGATGTCAATCCACAGGACATCACCAGGGATGGTGGTAAAATTTATCGGTTGCACGATGACGGACGCATCCCTAACGACAATCCATTTATAGATAAAACGGATGCCAAAAAAGCAATTTGGAGCTATGGGCATCGAAATCCACAGGGATTGGCCCTGCATCCCGAAACCGGCCAACTTTGGGAACACGAGCACGGTCCAAGGGGCGGGGATGAAATCAACATCATAAAAAAAGGAAAAAACTACGGATGGCCTATAATTACCTACGGCATCAATTATAGTGGCACCCCAATCACAGATGAAACCTCACGCCCGGGAATGGAGCAACCCCTCTACCAGTGGACTCCCTCCATTGCACCATCGGGAATGGCATTCGTTACCTCGGACAAGTATCCCAAATGGAAAGGAAGCTTATTGGTGGGGTCTTTGGCCTTTCAATATTTGGAACGATTGGAAATGCAGGACAACCAAGTGGTGTACCGTGAAAAATTGATGGATGGTATGGGAAGGGTTCGCAATGTGAGGCAAGCACCTGATGGTTTTATCTATGTTAGTGTTGAAGGCAAAGGGATTTACCGACTGGTTCCCAAATAA
- the murQ gene encoding N-acetylmuramic acid 6-phosphate etherase, giving the protein MDKHKRITEAPSNYDGLEQMDALDIVTHINQEDKKVADAVEKVLQQIAKVIDETAKRFEQGGRLFYIGAGTSGRLGILDASEIPPTFGMPHERVIGLIAGGDQAIRKAVEFAEDDTEQAWKDLLEYGINENDVLVGIAASGTTPYVLGGIADANAHGILTVGITNNPGSPLANAATIPIEVNVGPEFLTGSTRMKSGTSQKLVLNMISTGLMIRIGRVKGNKMVNMQLSNTKLVDRGTRYIMEELGLNYEEAEKALKQYGSVKLAVDALKK; this is encoded by the coding sequence ATGGACAAGCATAAAAGGATTACCGAAGCACCTTCCAATTATGATGGATTGGAACAAATGGATGCGCTGGATATCGTGACCCACATCAACCAAGAGGATAAAAAAGTAGCAGATGCCGTGGAAAAGGTACTTCAGCAAATCGCAAAGGTAATCGATGAAACGGCAAAGCGTTTTGAGCAAGGGGGGAGGTTATTTTACATAGGTGCAGGAACCAGTGGAAGGCTGGGCATATTGGATGCTTCTGAAATACCACCAACATTTGGAATGCCCCATGAAAGGGTAATCGGACTTATTGCGGGAGGCGACCAAGCGATACGAAAGGCAGTTGAGTTTGCCGAAGATGATACCGAGCAAGCTTGGAAGGACCTTTTGGAATATGGGATAAACGAAAACGATGTTCTGGTCGGAATTGCAGCTTCCGGCACCACTCCCTATGTTTTGGGAGGAATTGCGGATGCCAATGCCCATGGCATTTTAACAGTGGGTATAACCAATAATCCAGGTTCACCATTGGCGAATGCGGCAACCATTCCCATCGAAGTGAACGTGGGACCGGAGTTTTTAACAGGAAGTACCCGAATGAAGAGCGGGACCAGTCAAAAATTGGTACTCAACATGATTTCCACAGGATTGATGATTCGGATTGGTAGGGTGAAAGGGAACAAAATGGTGAACATGCAGTTAAGCAACACCAAATTGGTAGATCGAGGAACGCGTTACATCATGGAAGAGTTGGGTCTCAACTACGAAGAGGCTGAAAAAGCACTCAAGCAATATGGCTCCGTAAAATTGGCCGTGGATGCCTTAAAAAAATAG
- a CDS encoding DeoR/GlpR family DNA-binding transcription regulator, producing MLKEERQHAILNEVELHNKVLLADLADKLNVSVDTVRRDVKELDEENLLVKVHGGAVSLGFSNHSPQRNNVYALDKKVAIAKKAIALLRNNSVILIDGGTTCLEMAKLLPVNLKLTCFTLSLPVAMELLRKPNVETIFIGGTLSRDSQIAMGPSAIHALSEIKVDYSFIGTGYVDTEFGLTEFDWDVVQTKKAVINASKKAVLLCISEKLNSQHRFKTCSLNVINTMITELEPWDTKLDAFKNLNTQIL from the coding sequence ATGCTAAAGGAAGAAAGACAACACGCCATACTGAACGAGGTAGAGCTCCATAATAAAGTTTTACTGGCCGATTTGGCCGATAAATTGAACGTTTCGGTGGATACCGTCAGAAGGGACGTGAAGGAACTGGACGAGGAAAACCTATTGGTTAAAGTACATGGGGGAGCGGTTTCCCTAGGCTTTTCCAACCATAGTCCCCAAAGAAACAATGTATATGCCTTGGACAAGAAGGTTGCCATCGCCAAAAAGGCGATTGCCTTGCTACGCAACAATAGCGTTATTTTGATTGATGGAGGAACCACTTGTTTGGAGATGGCCAAATTATTGCCTGTAAATCTGAAACTGACCTGTTTTACACTGAGTCTCCCTGTAGCCATGGAATTGCTTCGCAAACCGAATGTGGAGACCATCTTTATTGGTGGTACCTTGTCGCGCGATTCGCAGATTGCCATGGGACCCAGTGCCATTCATGCCCTTTCCGAAATAAAGGTGGATTATAGTTTTATCGGTACGGGCTATGTAGATACCGAATTTGGGCTCACCGAGTTTGACTGGGATGTGGTACAGACCAAGAAGGCGGTCATCAATGCCTCCAAGAAGGCAGTGCTCTTGTGCATCTCCGAAAAATTGAATTCGCAGCATCGATTCAAGACGTGCAGTTTGAATGTGATCAATACCATGATTACGGAACTGGAGCCCTGGGACACCAAACTTGATGCCTTTAAAAACCTGAACACACAAATACTCTAA